The following proteins are co-located in the Flectobacillus major DSM 103 genome:
- a CDS encoding multidrug effflux MFS transporter: MSKKTYYSLILILGSLTALAPFSIDMYLPGFPVIAKDLHTTAAKVSLTLSGFFIGISAGQLLYGPLLDHFGRKKPLYFGLSLYILASLGCVWANNIDTLIVLRIVQAIGGCSATVASVAMVRDLFPVKDSPKVFSLLMLVLGVSPMIAPTLGGYVTATFGWHSVFVILTMIGAVLLLATILWLPNSFKPDANHSLKPAPIIKDFVSVITEPQFYTYALTGAIAFSGLFAYVAGSPLIFMSVFQVSEKVYGWIFAFLSVGFIGSSQLNNILLKRFKSEQIVQIALVGLIVIGTIFLIASYSNWLNLGITILFLFLFLACIGFANPNMAALSLAPFTKNAGSASALMGALQMGMGSLISVIISLFDVPSTLPMVAAMAGAALLANLVYLVGKRTIKHQVELGHNMDTGVLH; this comes from the coding sequence ATGTCAAAAAAAACATACTATTCTCTTATTCTTATTCTTGGTAGTTTAACCGCACTTGCTCCGTTTTCTATTGATATGTATTTGCCTGGTTTTCCTGTAATTGCCAAAGATTTGCATACCACCGCAGCTAAAGTATCACTTACGCTTTCTGGTTTTTTTATTGGTATTTCAGCAGGACAACTTTTATATGGCCCTTTATTAGACCATTTTGGTCGTAAAAAACCCCTTTATTTTGGATTGAGCTTGTATATTCTGGCTTCATTGGGTTGTGTTTGGGCCAACAATATCGACACACTTATTGTACTCCGAATTGTTCAGGCTATTGGCGGATGTTCGGCTACGGTAGCTTCTGTAGCCATGGTTCGTGACTTATTTCCTGTAAAAGATAGTCCGAAAGTATTTTCGTTGTTGATGCTTGTATTGGGTGTCTCACCGATGATTGCTCCTACTTTGGGTGGCTACGTTACTGCTACCTTTGGCTGGCACTCGGTATTTGTGATTTTAACTATGATTGGTGCAGTGTTATTACTTGCTACAATTCTTTGGCTGCCAAACAGCTTCAAGCCCGATGCCAATCATTCGTTGAAGCCTGCTCCTATTATCAAAGACTTTGTCTCGGTAATTACCGAACCTCAATTTTATACGTATGCCCTAACAGGAGCTATCGCTTTTTCAGGTTTATTTGCTTATGTAGCGGGGTCGCCTCTCATTTTCATGAGTGTATTTCAAGTAAGTGAAAAAGTCTACGGCTGGATTTTTGCCTTTCTGTCGGTTGGGTTTATTGGCTCTAGTCAGCTCAACAACATTCTTTTGAAGCGATTCAAAAGCGAGCAGATTGTTCAGATAGCCTTGGTTGGTCTGATTGTTATTGGTACTATTTTCTTGATAGCCTCGTACAGCAACTGGCTTAATTTGGGCATTACGATTTTATTTCTTTTCTTATTTTTGGCGTGTATTGGTTTTGCCAACCCTAATATGGCGGCACTTTCACTTGCACCATTTACCAAAAATGCAGGCAGTGCCTCGGCTTTGATGGGAGCATTGCAAATGGGTATGGGGTCATTGATTTCTGTTATTATTAGTCTTTTCGATGTGCCGTCAACATTGCCAATGGTAGCGGCTATGGCTGGTGCAGCTTTACTGGCTAATTTGGTTTATCTGGTAGGGAAAAGAACTATCAAACATCAAGTAGAATTAGGTCATAATATGGATACGGGTGTTTTGCACTAA
- a CDS encoding alpha-L-rhamnosidase — MKQLIMSIVLLLYTIGSFGQIQVQNLLLENLSNPIGLDAAKPRFSWQITSDKRNIKQTAFEIQVKIGKKNVWSSGKVLSESSLFNNYQGAALQSNTRYTWQVKVWDNQGNISEWNNGHFHTALLSSAEWKAKWISSGIASDTVNGIVPMFRKTFDASKKIVSATAFVTARGLYEAQINGKRIGDAFLTPGWTSYNKHLQYQTYDVTSLLAIGKNAIGVLLGSGWYRTRLAWVNQKNIYGKETALLFQLAIKYADGTEETVISDNSWKVAESHIRYSEIYDGEIQDARQYQNNWAVASFDDSSWKNAKETNFPSHYLNAAINEPIKKHETFKPIKVLTSPKGETILDFGQNLVGWVKFTASGQAGDVIKLYHVEMLDKKGVPYFENLRSAKAQATYTLSGKGTETFEPNFTFFGFRYVKVEGLKNKINPVDFTAIALYSDMRATGSFECSNPLVNQLQKNIQWGQKGNFLDVPTDCPQRDERLGWTGDAEVFSRTAAFNFNVNQFFAKWLKDVIADQYDNGAVPYVIPDVLKSSGFGSPSGAAGWSDASIIIPYNMYVVYGDQQLIEKQYSSMKAYLDYMRGVAKNDLWNTGFQFADWLSFRVDDSKEAIGQRSAVTDNYLVAQCFYAYNVGIMIKTAYLLNKNEEAKEYENLLERIRKAFQKEYMTASGRLISETQTAYILALQFDMLPEAIRPIAVERLENNIKSYGYHLTTGFLGTPFLNSVLTRFGKNDVAYKLLLQETYPSWLYPIKAHGATTIWERWDSMKPDSTFQDPGMTSFNHYAYGAVGDWMYRTVAGIDTKEAEGAGYKASIVKPQIGGGLTFAKASLKTPYGVLASSWKIENGVFTLAVEVPANTQTTVYFPASSASEIAESGVNISNITTNQGDIYTTIGSGKYVFTLPVSSLVKAKE, encoded by the coding sequence ATGAAGCAATTGATAATGAGTATTGTCTTACTGCTGTATACGATAGGTAGTTTTGGACAAATTCAAGTACAAAATTTACTCTTAGAAAACCTCAGTAATCCTATTGGATTGGATGCAGCTAAGCCCAGATTTAGTTGGCAAATTACGTCTGACAAACGCAATATTAAGCAAACTGCTTTTGAAATACAGGTCAAAATAGGAAAAAAGAATGTTTGGTCATCAGGAAAAGTATTATCAGAATCATCATTGTTCAATAACTATCAAGGGGCTGCACTTCAGTCAAATACACGTTATACGTGGCAGGTAAAAGTATGGGACAATCAGGGAAATATATCTGAGTGGAACAACGGCCATTTTCATACGGCATTATTGAGCTCGGCCGAATGGAAAGCCAAATGGATAAGTTCGGGAATAGCCAGCGATACTGTCAATGGGATTGTTCCTATGTTTAGAAAAACCTTTGACGCTTCTAAGAAAATAGTTTCGGCTACAGCATTTGTTACCGCACGAGGCTTGTACGAAGCCCAAATTAATGGCAAAAGAATAGGCGATGCCTTCCTTACACCTGGTTGGACAAGCTACAACAAGCATTTACAATACCAAACCTACGATGTGACGTCTTTACTGGCCATAGGAAAAAATGCGATAGGGGTATTGCTAGGTAGTGGCTGGTATCGTACTCGACTGGCATGGGTGAATCAGAAAAATATTTATGGGAAAGAAACGGCTTTACTTTTCCAGTTAGCCATTAAATATGCCGATGGTACAGAAGAAACAGTGATTTCTGATAACTCGTGGAAAGTAGCAGAAAGTCATATTCGTTATTCAGAAATTTATGACGGCGAAATTCAAGATGCTCGCCAATATCAAAATAATTGGGCTGTCGCTTCTTTTGACGATTCTTCATGGAAAAATGCCAAAGAAACGAACTTCCCTTCCCATTATCTGAATGCAGCTATCAACGAACCTATCAAAAAACATGAAACCTTCAAACCAATTAAGGTATTGACCTCGCCCAAAGGAGAAACCATATTGGATTTTGGACAAAACCTTGTAGGCTGGGTAAAGTTTACAGCCAGTGGTCAGGCAGGGGATGTCATAAAATTATATCATGTAGAAATGCTCGATAAAAAAGGTGTTCCTTATTTTGAAAACCTACGTTCGGCCAAAGCTCAGGCTACTTATACCCTGAGCGGTAAAGGAACAGAAACCTTTGAGCCTAATTTTACCTTTTTTGGTTTTCGGTATGTAAAAGTAGAAGGGCTAAAAAATAAAATTAATCCCGTCGATTTTACGGCAATAGCTCTATATTCCGACATGAGGGCAACAGGTTCGTTTGAATGCTCAAATCCATTGGTGAATCAATTACAAAAGAATATTCAATGGGGACAAAAGGGCAATTTCTTGGACGTACCCACCGATTGCCCTCAACGTGACGAACGTTTGGGCTGGACAGGCGATGCCGAAGTGTTTTCACGAACAGCCGCTTTTAACTTTAACGTAAACCAGTTTTTTGCTAAATGGCTAAAAGACGTAATAGCCGACCAATACGACAACGGAGCCGTACCCTACGTTATTCCCGATGTACTCAAAAGCTCAGGCTTTGGAAGCCCGAGTGGAGCGGCGGGTTGGTCAGATGCCAGTATTATTATTCCTTACAATATGTATGTAGTATATGGCGACCAACAATTGATTGAAAAGCAGTATAGTAGTATGAAGGCATATTTGGACTATATGCGAGGTGTAGCCAAAAACGACCTATGGAATACAGGCTTTCAGTTTGCTGATTGGCTTTCATTTCGTGTAGATGATTCTAAAGAAGCGATAGGGCAGCGCTCTGCCGTTACTGATAATTATTTGGTGGCCCAGTGTTTTTATGCTTATAATGTAGGAATTATGATTAAAACAGCTTATTTATTGAATAAAAACGAGGAGGCCAAAGAATATGAAAATCTATTGGAGCGTATCAGAAAAGCCTTTCAAAAAGAATATATGACCGCTTCAGGACGATTGATTTCGGAGACACAAACTGCCTATATCTTAGCTTTACAATTTGATATGCTACCCGAAGCGATTCGTCCAATAGCGGTTGAGCGTTTAGAAAATAACATCAAGTCTTATGGGTATCACCTTACAACAGGCTTTTTGGGTACGCCATTTTTGAATTCTGTTTTAACTCGTTTTGGTAAAAATGATGTGGCTTATAAATTGCTATTACAAGAAACGTACCCATCGTGGTTATATCCTATTAAAGCACATGGGGCTACAACAATTTGGGAGCGATGGGATTCTATGAAACCCGACAGTACTTTTCAAGACCCAGGAATGACATCATTTAATCACTATGCCTATGGAGCAGTTGGCGATTGGATGTATCGCACAGTTGCAGGAATAGACACCAAGGAGGCAGAAGGTGCAGGCTACAAAGCCAGTATTGTCAAGCCACAAATAGGAGGAGGGCTAACTTTTGCTAAAGCAAGCTTAAAAACACCTTATGGCGTATTAGCATCGTCATGGAAAATCGAAAATGGGGTATTTACTTTGGCAGTCGAAGTGCCAGCCAATACACAAACTACAGTTTATTTTCCTGCTAGTAGTGCCAGCGAAATAGCCGAAAGTGGAGTAAATATTAGCAATATAACCACCAATCAAGGTGATATTTATACTACGATTGGTTCAGGAAAATACGTGTTTACCTTGCCTGTATCGTCGTTGGTCAAAGCCAAAGAATAG
- a CDS encoding ABC transporter permease, with amino-acid sequence MNYLENIREALRSIQANMLRTVLTALIIAIGITALVGILTAIDGIQSSVDNSFSGLGANSFDIRNRDVFRIRKDGEKEKNYPPINYRQAKMYKALFGKSAVIGMKTNVTFNAEIKYESKKTNPNSRVIGTDENFLDMKGYKVSEGRQFSSNDLELATNVCIVGVDVVSQIFGKNISPINKEINILGGKFKVIGLLEKKGSFMGGGDDRVVFVPLETGRKLAHGRSLTFDIVTAAINIKDVENVMEEARGAMRIVRQDALGTPDSFSIERSDSLAKQSENITGVLRIGGFGIGFITLLGAAIALMNIMMVSVTERTREIGIRKSLGATPKVIRTQFLIEAIVICILGGLGGLMLAIPIGNVIANGIMSGTSSFIIPWLWMFVGITVCVIVGLFSGIYPAFKASKLDPIESLRYE; translated from the coding sequence ATGAATTATTTAGAAAATATCCGAGAAGCTCTTCGCTCTATTCAGGCCAATATGCTTAGAACCGTTTTGACGGCCTTAATTATTGCCATTGGTATTACGGCTTTGGTCGGAATCCTAACGGCTATTGATGGTATTCAGAGTTCGGTCGATAATAGTTTTTCGGGCTTAGGTGCCAACTCCTTCGACATCAGAAACAGAGATGTTTTTAGGATTAGAAAAGATGGGGAAAAAGAAAAAAATTATCCACCTATCAATTATCGTCAGGCCAAAATGTACAAAGCCCTTTTTGGGAAATCGGCAGTAATCGGTATGAAAACCAATGTTACGTTCAATGCAGAAATTAAATACGAATCTAAAAAAACAAATCCTAACTCCCGAGTAATTGGTACAGACGAAAATTTTCTGGACATGAAAGGATATAAGGTGTCGGAAGGTCGTCAGTTTTCGAGCAATGACCTTGAGCTGGCTACCAATGTATGTATTGTTGGGGTAGATGTGGTAAGCCAAATTTTTGGGAAAAATATTAGCCCTATCAACAAAGAAATCAATATTCTTGGAGGTAAATTTAAAGTAATAGGCTTGCTTGAGAAAAAAGGAAGCTTTATGGGTGGAGGCGACGACCGTGTGGTATTTGTACCATTAGAAACTGGTAGAAAATTGGCGCATGGCCGTAGCTTAACTTTTGATATAGTAACGGCTGCCATTAATATCAAAGATGTAGAAAATGTAATGGAAGAGGCAAGAGGTGCTATGAGAATTGTACGACAAGATGCCCTCGGAACACCCGATTCTTTTTCTATCGAACGCTCTGATTCCTTGGCCAAACAATCCGAAAATATAACAGGGGTATTACGTATCGGTGGTTTTGGAATTGGGTTTATTACTTTACTCGGAGCAGCCATTGCCCTAATGAATATCATGATGGTATCTGTAACCGAAAGAACACGTGAAATCGGTATTCGTAAGTCGTTGGGGGCAACGCCCAAAGTTATTAGGACACAGTTTTTGATAGAAGCCATTGTTATCTGTATTTTGGGTGGTTTGGGCGGTTTGATGCTAGCCATTCCTATTGGTAATGTAATAGCCAATGGTATTATGTCTGGTACATCAAGTTTTATTATTCCTTGGTTATGGATGTTTGTCGGTATTACCGTTTGTGTTATAGTAGGGCTTTTCTCTGGGATTTATCCCGCATTCAAGGCATCTAAGCTCGACCCTATAGAATCTTTGAGGTACGAGTAA